The DNA region AACATGGTCAGATTCAAACCTCTGCACAAGAATGCTAAGAACGCTGCGGGCGAGGAGGTGGCTGTCCAATCAATGGGAAATGTTATGCCCGGTACAGTCGTGGACCGAGAAATCACTTCGCCAGCTCActtcgacttcttcttgcagtCGCAGCAGGTGTTGGCCGGTACCGGTGTCCCATGCCACTACTGGTGTGTCTACAACGAAAATCACTTCGACTCCGATTATTTGCAGGCCGTCTCGCACGCCCTGTGCTACATTTTCGGCAGGTCATCTACCAGCGTTAAGGTCGTGGCACCAGTCTACTACGCTGATTTGCTATGTACGCGTGCCTCCCAGTTCTTCAAGGCAAACTTTGCGATGGTCAACGCCGAGTTCcaaaagcagaagaagaacaaagaggACGTGATTACGGCTTACAAATTGCTTCCCCCAATCGGCAAGAATGTCAAGAGTCTGATGTACTACATCTGAACCCACGGAAGGCTGCCTTTGCATTCTAATTCTTTTACAGTTGctattttttttctttcacaGGTGTGTACGGCGTAGAGACATCTGTCTGCTCTTCATCTTATTTAAAGCTCCAATCAAGACACTACGTAGCCTCCAATGGTCTGGCACAAGAATTCGACGAGAGCTGCGAGAGAGCTTTCGAGTTTATCGGCGATTCTCGAAACTACTagcttttcttgaagctcatcgcatgGCTTGGCgttcttttcttcttacGAGGTTCGAggaaaatttttcagtagctcatcgcatcaaaCGTGCTTAAACTTGCTTATAAAACACAATATCAGTGAGTGAAGCTAGCAGTGATATCGCCAACTAGCCCTCTAACAGTCGGAAAAATGTCTGATCTACTACCATTAGCTACATACAACCTAAACATCGAACCATATACTCCCACACCTGCCATCGATGTGACAAGACCAGTCACGGTGCGGATCACTATGGCTGCGCTTAATCCAGAGGCCTAcgacgatgagaagaagccttCTACGTTGAGGATCGTCAAGAGAAATCCAGACTTCGATGACGAGGACGATATCCTGAACGGGGACTACGATGAGGACGAGtttgacgaagaggaagagcaagaggaggaagaagaagaagaagaagaagaagagaaaccaaagaagaagaaggccaagaagcaggaaaaagacgaggaggagaaggaggatgacgacgaggaggaagatgatgacgatgaggatgacGAGTTCGAGGAGTACGTTCTGTTAACCCTATCTCCCAAGGGTCAGTACCAACAGTCTGTGGATATCACTATCGCTCCAGAGGAGGATGTGCAGTTTGTCGTTACAGGTTCGTACGCCATCTCCTTGAGCGGAAACTACATCAAACATCCATTCGATGCAGTGAAcatggatgaagacgaggaagacgacgagGAGGGACAATACTACGACAGCGACGAGTACGATCTGACTCCGGATGAGGATGAGATTATCGACGACGAGTTGGACGAcctggaggaagaggcgAGCGATGTCGAGGCGCgtgttgaagagcttgtcgaagagaaagagcaggAGCAAgagcaggagaagaagccaagCAACAAGAGAAAGCAGGAGGAAAAGCAGGAGCAGGAGGCTGCAaacaagaaggccaagaaggagaaaaaggCCAAGCCTGCAgctgaaaaggaaaagaagaaagtcGAGTTTAAGAAGGAGCTAGAAGAGGGCCCTACCAAGAAGACCCAAGACAAGCCAAAGACCAAGACCAGGGTCCTGGAGGGCGGTGTCACTATCGAGGACCGCACAGTCGGCAAGGGCGCtcaggccaagaagagctcCAAGGTCGGAATGAGATACATCggaaagctgaagaacgGCAAAGTGTTCGACAAGAACACCAGCGGAAAACCTTTCGTTTTCAAGCTGGGCCACGGCGAGGTCATCAAAGGCTGGGACATCGGTGTGGCAGGCATGGCTGTCGGCGGTGAACGTAGAATCATCATCCCAGCACCCTACGCCTACGGTAAGCAGGCTCTTCCAGGAATTCCAGCAAACTCCGAGTTGACCTTTGATGTTAAGTTAGTCTCCTTGAAATGAGCATCCAGCTTACTGAAGAGTATATTCCAGTGCTGTATAACTATTCTTTAAATTGTGCCATTTTTAAGGGCAGAACTATATAAGCCGCGCTGCCGGAGGAACAGACCATTCATCTTTACCGCCACTCTCGGGAAGACATTACAAGAATCAAGGTCCCAGAGACGCTTAAAAGTCGTTTCATAGGATTCTCAAGATACCTTGGTTGTCACAGTCGCCATTAGACTCGCATCTGTCCAGCGTTTGCTTAGCCGCCGAAGTCCTGCTGTCAAGGTTAGCCGTCTGGAAAGGCAAAACGCTGCTACATATACAAAGACGTCGAGAGAGCCCTGGGATCTCAGCATAGGGAGTTTCATCCACGTGGTTGGGGCTTTGTCAACAAGACTAGTTTACGGTGGTCGCCGGTCGCGCAAAACAGAGACGCGGCTGCGGTCCTTCGAAGAATCAGATTCGTGCCTTCCTAGGCGGAGGCCTGTGCAAGAAATAGCTGGACCGTTAGCAGCCCACAAGAATCCTGCTAGAGGCTTTACTTGGTGGATCGCTACAGGCCCAATCATTGGCTACGGGAATGCTCGTTTAAAGCTGAAATAAAGCCACATCAGACCATTTCAGGGCTCTTTACGAGGTGGAGTTTTGCAAGAAAAATTCAAGAGTTAAGGTGAAGGTTAAGACTGGATTTTATCGGAAAAGTAGATCTGGCTGGAAAAGTTAGGGCTGCCTGAAAATTCGATTTTTTCCATTGTGCGTTCAATCAATCGAGTGAGATCCtgggaagaagaaagtaTCGGTGTGAAATTTGTCTGCAATCGATATATCCAACGACCGAAAAGCGATATCAGAAAAAGAGAACTCGGGTCTTGCTTTGTGGTGATTAGAGTTGCATTTTTCTCATAAGCCATCGAAATATCCCATATATCAAGGCATCTCTTGTTACAGCGTCTCGATTGTGAATACTCAGATTGAGCAAGCCGTGGCATGACTAT from Torulaspora globosa chromosome 3, complete sequence includes:
- the FPR3 gene encoding peptidylprolyl isomerase FPR3 (ancestral locus Anc_4.342) yields the protein MSDLLPLATYNLNIEPYTPTPAIDVTRPVTVRITMAALNPEAYDDEKKPSTLRIVKRNPDFDDEDDILNGDYDEDEFDEEEEQEEEEEEEEEEEKPKKKKAKKQEKDEEEKEDDDEEEDDDDEDDEFEEYVLLTLSPKGQYQQSVDITIAPEEDVQFVVTGSYAISLSGNYIKHPFDAVNMDEDEEDDEEGQYYDSDEYDLTPDEDEIIDDELDDLEEEASDVEARVEELVEEKEQEQEQEKKPSNKRKQEEKQEQEAANKKAKKEKKAKPAAEKEKKKVEFKKELEEGPTKKTQDKPKTKTRVLEGGVTIEDRTVGKGAQAKKSSKVGMRYIGKLKNGKVFDKNTSGKPFVFKLGHGEVIKGWDIGVAGMAVGGERRIIIPAPYAYGKQALPGIPANSELTFDVKLVSLK